Proteins found in one Methanospirillum hungatei JF-1 genomic segment:
- a CDS encoding proton-conducting transporter membrane subunit — protein sequence MDILLDNLPGLLIAIPLLGAFLTPFLSRAGDSVRNAWILLIAALSSLCGLLVASRVLESGTIVYAFGVDAISHVIPPDSGGIPIRIIFTIDPMNAFMLIIAAIVSFCITLYSLSSMEKLSGKDGFFTLLLLLIAGVYGMITTGDLFNFFVFLEISSLAGAALVAYRIDKGVAAEAGLKYAALSTLGGMLFLVGVGLLFAQYNSLNMAVIADRMQMTGLDIIAFVLFFTALAMKCGAVPMHFWTPDSYAMAPSAITAFLVVSSQASLYALFRVCFTLYGGQINPLTVGWVIIILGVLSMFVGVTMAIPQKDVKRLMAYHAVSQTGYMLLGVGVGLAALSSTCLSQSVGMMALKGGLFHIMNHALYKGLLFLTAGVIMYRCGTRNLNQLGGLGHNMKWTMIFFMIGALAIAGIPPFNGFASKLLIYESTFLFNPLLAVIAMVVSILTLASFVKVFHSMFMGPKLPEYQDVEEAPKPMLIAMGILAILVILFGIFPQQVVDTLVAPAASALVDYNGYIASVLGGV from the coding sequence ATGGATATACTACTTGATAATCTGCCAGGACTTCTCATCGCAATCCCTCTGCTGGGAGCATTTTTAACCCCGTTTCTTTCAAGAGCAGGCGATTCTGTCCGAAATGCCTGGATACTGCTCATTGCCGCTCTTTCATCGCTCTGTGGCCTTCTGGTTGCATCACGGGTTTTAGAGAGCGGGACGATTGTGTATGCATTCGGAGTTGATGCGATATCTCATGTTATCCCGCCGGATTCCGGAGGCATCCCCATCAGGATCATCTTTACGATAGACCCGATGAACGCCTTCATGCTCATAATCGCCGCAATTGTAAGCTTTTGTATCACCCTCTACTCCCTCTCCAGCATGGAGAAGTTATCAGGGAAGGACGGGTTCTTTACCCTCCTCCTGCTTCTCATTGCCGGTGTATACGGAATGATAACAACCGGCGACCTCTTCAACTTCTTTGTCTTCCTTGAGATCAGTTCCCTTGCCGGTGCTGCTCTTGTTGCATACCGGATAGATAAGGGAGTTGCCGCTGAAGCCGGACTGAAATATGCAGCACTCTCAACCCTTGGGGGCATGCTCTTTCTGGTGGGGGTCGGCCTACTCTTTGCCCAGTATAACTCCCTGAATATGGCGGTTATTGCAGACCGGATGCAGATGACCGGACTTGATATAATCGCATTTGTCCTGTTCTTTACTGCCCTTGCCATGAAGTGTGGAGCGGTTCCGATGCACTTCTGGACACCGGACAGTTATGCAATGGCACCGTCCGCAATCACGGCATTCCTGGTCGTCTCATCACAGGCAAGCCTCTATGCTCTCTTCAGAGTCTGTTTCACCCTCTACGGTGGTCAGATAAACCCTCTGACCGTCGGATGGGTCATCATCATCCTTGGAGTGCTCTCGATGTTCGTCGGTGTCACGATGGCAATCCCGCAAAAGGATGTAAAAAGGCTGATGGCATACCACGCCGTCTCCCAGACCGGATACATGCTGCTTGGTGTCGGGGTAGGGCTTGCTGCTCTTTCCAGCACCTGCCTTTCCCAGAGTGTCGGTATGATGGCACTGAAAGGAGGGCTCTTTCATATCATGAATCATGCCCTGTACAAAGGTCTCCTGTTCCTGACCGCCGGGGTCATCATGTACCGGTGTGGAACACGAAACCTCAACCAACTCGGCGGGCTTGGCCACAACATGAAATGGACCATGATCTTTTTCATGATCGGAGCGCTGGCAATCGCGGGGATTCCCCCATTCAACGGATTTGCATCCAAACTGCTCATCTATGAATCGACATTCCTTTTTAACCCCCTCCTTGCCGTCATCGCGATGGTCGTCAGTATCCTGACCCTGGCTTCGTTCGTCAAGGTCTTCCATTCCATGTTCATGGGACCAAAACTCCCTGAATACCAGGATGTTGAGGAAGCACCAAAACCAATGCTCATTGCCATGGGAATACTGGCTATTCTGGTCATCCTCTTTGGGATCTTCCCCCAGCAGGTTGTCGACACTCTGGTTGCCCCGGCAGCATCCGCCCTTGTGGATTATAACGGATACATTGCCTCAGTTCTCGGAGGTGTATAA
- a CDS encoding transglutaminase-like domain-containing protein, producing MHLPPLIPPASITPYLSCSGVINCTNAEIRTLARTLTSSETDDIERTRTLYTWVRDSITHSVDAGHKDLMWNATDVLTAGHGLCFGKSHLFVALCRALGIPAGLCYQRVRREDGSWVLHGLAAVYLEQLDKWIRLDPRGNKPGVSADFSLDMEKIAYEPSYDGEWLDQHVYPEPWQEITHLIDLSPGVSEFIENSGSIRFPPVNQVRMQGISICST from the coding sequence ATGCACCTCCCCCCACTCATACCTCCCGCATCTATCACTCCTTATCTATCCTGTTCAGGAGTGATCAACTGCACAAATGCAGAGATACGGACTTTGGCACGCACATTAACCAGCTCTGAAACTGATGACATTGAACGGACCAGAACCCTGTACACATGGGTACGGGATTCAATAACTCATTCAGTTGATGCCGGACACAAAGATCTGATGTGGAATGCGACCGATGTCCTGACCGCCGGACACGGACTTTGTTTTGGGAAGTCTCACCTGTTTGTTGCCTTATGCAGGGCACTTGGGATCCCTGCCGGTCTGTGTTATCAACGGGTGCGACGTGAGGATGGGAGCTGGGTGCTCCATGGTCTTGCTGCAGTATACCTCGAACAACTGGACAAGTGGATCCGACTTGATCCCAGGGGTAATAAACCGGGAGTATCTGCAGATTTCTCACTTGACATGGAAAAAATTGCATATGAACCATCATATGACGGGGAATGGCTGGATCAGCATGTCTATCCGGAACCCTGGCAGGAGATTACCCATCTGATTGATCTCTCGCCCGGTGTTTCAGAGTTTATTGAAAATTCCGGGAGCATCAGATTTCCACCAGTCAATCAGGTCAGAATGCAAGGAATATCTATCTGTTCTACCTGA
- a CDS encoding CHASE4 domain-containing protein, which produces MRQSVFGHLILATLIFSTLLISGVLLVSHFTVMQGITDAERATAPEVAEKVVQILKMEEKSLSLFTHDWGVWDDTYQFVQDGNYQYIQSNLQDGTFSASQLDLAIYLNKTGGVVFQKGYDSQKQSAVPIPDDVFDLISRYQLLTDPDLVDPITGIIPLKSGPVLIAVQGIYRSDETGPQEGYLIFGRYLDEDRIMEISDNSVFPFQIVGTYADREQYVKASLPYAELDPSGQKFIIYSVISDIRDNPAYLVKTEIPFRTPYTSSLILYLILTSAILCGLFFAGLILYYRRYLLFHLQGIANILDSSQSPDCQPCILPNAPVELTPLVKAVDNTASSLRKHQDELARTQEELAEAEERIRILFEQAQDAICVLDGTKIVDCNQAFSAIFQKERGTFIGQDLCQLSVHIDNRYSSSLHGFCQRILDHPAGSGTRFEWSFPVSSGQISDASSDQVVFDIIIRDIRYHENSLVFIIARDITRQVEFQQNQERLYQQLEENLVHMGALNDQIRNPLTIISTLVDENESPEKDRILYEVDRIDKLIDRLDDGFISSEKVWQYLHKKHEKFEDTVF; this is translated from the coding sequence ATGCGACAGTCTGTATTCGGGCACCTTATTCTGGCAACTCTTATATTCTCTACTCTGCTTATCTCCGGAGTATTATTGGTATCGCATTTCACGGTCATGCAGGGAATTACTGATGCAGAACGTGCAACTGCTCCGGAAGTCGCAGAAAAGGTCGTTCAAATCCTGAAGATGGAAGAGAAGAGCCTGTCATTATTTACCCATGACTGGGGGGTATGGGATGATACCTACCAGTTTGTCCAGGATGGGAACTATCAGTATATCCAGTCAAATCTTCAGGATGGAACTTTTTCAGCATCACAACTTGATCTTGCAATTTATTTAAATAAAACCGGGGGAGTTGTCTTCCAGAAGGGGTATGATTCTCAAAAGCAATCGGCAGTTCCCATACCTGATGATGTATTTGATTTGATATCGCGATATCAGCTTCTCACCGATCCTGATCTGGTTGATCCGATTACTGGTATCATCCCTCTGAAATCCGGTCCGGTCCTTATCGCGGTTCAAGGGATCTACCGGAGTGATGAGACCGGCCCGCAGGAAGGATATCTCATTTTTGGAAGATATCTTGATGAAGACCGGATTATGGAGATATCTGATAATTCGGTATTTCCATTTCAGATTGTTGGAACTTATGCAGATCGGGAACAGTATGTCAAAGCTTCTCTCCCGTATGCAGAACTGGATCCATCAGGTCAGAAGTTCATCATATACAGCGTTATTTCAGACATTCGGGACAATCCTGCATACCTTGTGAAAACTGAAATACCATTCAGAACTCCCTATACATCCTCATTGATACTATATTTGATCCTCACATCCGCCATTCTGTGCGGCCTTTTTTTCGCCGGCCTCATTCTGTATTACCGCAGATATCTGCTTTTTCATCTCCAAGGAATTGCGAATATCCTGGATTCATCACAGAGTCCTGATTGTCAACCCTGCATTCTCCCAAATGCCCCGGTAGAGCTGACTCCGCTGGTAAAGGCAGTTGATAACACCGCCTCCTCACTTCGGAAACATCAGGATGAACTTGCCCGGACCCAGGAAGAACTGGCTGAAGCAGAAGAGCGAATAAGAATTCTGTTTGAACAAGCGCAGGATGCCATCTGTGTATTAGACGGGACAAAAATCGTAGATTGCAACCAGGCCTTTTCTGCTATTTTTCAGAAAGAACGTGGAACATTCATCGGTCAGGATTTGTGTCAACTTTCCGTGCATATAGACAACCGGTATTCATCATCGCTTCATGGATTCTGTCAGCGGATTTTGGATCACCCTGCAGGATCGGGTACCAGGTTTGAATGGTCATTTCCGGTTTCTTCAGGGCAGATATCTGATGCCAGCTCAGATCAGGTCGTTTTCGATATTATCATCCGGGATATCAGATATCATGAGAATAGTCTAGTTTTTATTATTGCCCGTGATATCACCCGCCAGGTAGAGTTTCAGCAGAACCAGGAGCGGCTTTACCAACAACTTGAAGAGAACCTGGTTCATATGGGCGCCTTAAATGATCAGATCAGAAATCCATTGACCATCATCTCCACGTTGGTTGATGAAAATGAGTCTCCTGAAAAGGATCGTATCCTCTATGAGGTTGATAGGATTGATAAGCTCATTGATCGCCTTGATGACGGGTTTATTTCGTCAGAAAAGGTATGGCAATACCTGCATAAGAAGCATGAAAAATTTGAGGATACCGTTTTCTGA
- a CDS encoding peroxiredoxin, with amino-acid sequence MTEKEMNTGDPAPDFSLPDHTGTMHTAASYRGSWYILYFYPKDNTTACTAEALAFSAVYEELAELEIPVIGVSPDTMESHRKFIEKHDLMITLLADVNHEVIGAYGAWKRKKMYGKEYMGVERSTFLIDPNGIIREIWRNVKVKGHVEAVTSRLRELKAVIP; translated from the coding sequence ATGACAGAAAAAGAGATGAACACTGGCGATCCGGCTCCGGATTTTTCACTCCCGGATCATACCGGAACCATGCATACAGCTGCTTCATACCGGGGATCATGGTACATCCTCTACTTTTATCCGAAAGATAATACAACGGCCTGCACCGCAGAAGCTCTGGCTTTCTCAGCAGTCTATGAAGAACTGGCAGAACTTGAAATTCCAGTTATCGGAGTAAGCCCTGACACCATGGAAAGTCACCGGAAATTTATCGAAAAGCATGATCTCATGATAACATTACTTGCGGACGTAAACCATGAGGTCATCGGGGCATATGGAGCATGGAAACGAAAGAAGATGTACGGAAAGGAATATATGGGTGTCGAGCGTTCCACCTTTCTTATCGATCCGAATGGAATCATCCGGGAGATATGGAGAAATGTGAAGGTGAAAGGTCATGTCGAGGCGGTGACCAGCAGACTTCGTGAACTAAAAGCTGTCATACCCTAA
- a CDS encoding NADH-quinone oxidoreductase subunit B family protein, with amino-acid sequence MKLSPSFNRSLWVFHVNSGSCNGCDIEIVAALCPRYDPERFGIKLVGSPRHADVLLVTGPVTHQMRDRVKRVYEQMAAPKVVMCVGTCGQSGGVFYDSYNLDGPIDQVIPVDVYVPGCAPRPEAIIYGVVQAIAKLERLEKEVSS; translated from the coding sequence ATGAAACTCTCTCCATCATTTAACCGGTCGCTCTGGGTATTTCATGTGAATTCAGGGTCCTGTAACGGATGTGATATCGAGATCGTCGCAGCACTCTGCCCCCGGTATGACCCTGAACGGTTTGGAATCAAACTTGTCGGATCACCACGGCATGCAGATGTTCTGCTTGTCACCGGTCCGGTCACCCACCAGATGAGAGACCGGGTAAAACGGGTATATGAGCAGATGGCTGCTCCGAAGGTGGTCATGTGTGTGGGAACCTGTGGTCAGTCCGGAGGAGTGTTTTATGACTCCTATAATCTTGACGGACCAATCGACCAGGTGATTCCGGTGGATGTGTATGTTCCAGGCTGTGCACCCCGGCCCGAAGCAATAATATATGGTGTGGTGCAGGCGATTGCAAAACTTGAACGACTAGAAAAGGAGGTGAGTTCATGA
- a CDS encoding 4Fe-4S dicluster domain-containing protein, which produces MIKLPSVPMVLRQILKKPATNFFPAKNLPPTITGFLESVAAEKATIHPPIPTPVKYRGKILYDRNTCIGCKMCIRVCPANAIEFIPDTKRIRIWVTQCVFCSQCNDICPKDCLHMSSDFLLATEDRFNEDMIVE; this is translated from the coding sequence ATGATTAAACTCCCCTCAGTTCCGATGGTGCTTCGCCAGATCCTGAAAAAGCCGGCGACCAACTTCTTCCCGGCAAAAAATCTCCCCCCGACAATCACCGGATTTCTGGAGTCCGTCGCTGCAGAAAAGGCAACAATACATCCACCGATTCCAACACCAGTTAAATACCGGGGGAAGATCCTCTATGACCGGAACACCTGTATCGGGTGTAAAATGTGTATCAGGGTTTGTCCGGCAAATGCGATTGAGTTTATACCTGATACCAAGAGAATCAGGATCTGGGTAACCCAGTGTGTCTTCTGCAGCCAGTGTAATGACATCTGTCCAAAAGACTGCCTGCACATGTCTTCAGACTTCCTTTTAGCGACTGAAGACCGGTTTAACGAAGATATGATTGTAGAATAA
- a CDS encoding 23S rRNA (pseudouridine(1915)-N(3))-methyltransferase RlmH, giving the protein MVRIRIRAIGKIKESFIRDAIADYAKRMCSFCQVECIEYPEAPVPDTHPSTIEMACVSEGEKLCSGIDSLDYVIILDRTGKQVSSEGLAEVIRRCEIEGPYQLVFIIGGPHGLSKDCLQKGNIILSLSAMTFPHQIARLLLYEQLYRAFTIIRGLPYHR; this is encoded by the coding sequence ATGGTCCGGATAAGAATACGTGCGATTGGAAAGATCAAAGAGTCATTCATCCGAGATGCTATCGCTGACTATGCGAAACGGATGTGTTCATTCTGTCAGGTGGAATGTATAGAATATCCTGAAGCGCCTGTGCCTGATACTCATCCCTCAACCATTGAAATGGCATGTGTTTCAGAAGGAGAGAAACTCTGCTCCGGAATAGACTCGCTTGATTATGTTATTATTCTGGACCGGACCGGGAAGCAGGTCTCCAGTGAGGGGCTGGCAGAGGTAATAAGACGCTGCGAGATAGAAGGGCCATATCAATTGGTTTTTATCATAGGTGGCCCTCATGGATTATCAAAGGATTGCCTTCAGAAAGGGAATATCATCCTTTCGCTATCTGCTATGACCTTTCCTCATCAAATTGCACGGCTTTTGTTGTATGAGCAACTGTACCGGGCATTTACCATTATCAGAGGTCTTCCCTATCACCGGTAG
- a CDS encoding NADH-quinone oxidoreductase subunit C, with product MRATMTPQELADRFIRKFGSRVSNIQVKERREGVKKLPQKTVWMTVSREDLNDAVAELISIDYPHLGVIAASDNGDMIDLLYHLQVFFGGKHEEICVVFTVQVPKSDPHVPTISGLIPGAVYSEREKQDMIGVTVDGIPDSRRIFLPDDFPEEIYPWRKDEKGIPPSMVKELWKVDRPTDRPVPPVAEPEPVEKKEPEPAKEAPSGGAAE from the coding sequence ATGAGAGCAACCATGACACCACAGGAACTGGCAGATCGGTTTATCCGGAAATTCGGCAGCCGGGTGAGTAATATCCAGGTAAAGGAGCGGCGTGAAGGAGTAAAAAAACTCCCCCAAAAGACCGTGTGGATGACGGTTTCCCGTGAGGACCTCAATGATGCGGTTGCAGAGCTCATCTCCATAGATTATCCGCATCTCGGGGTTATCGCAGCATCAGATAATGGTGACATGATTGACCTTCTCTACCATCTTCAGGTCTTCTTTGGTGGAAAACACGAGGAGATCTGTGTGGTGTTCACCGTCCAGGTCCCAAAATCAGATCCCCATGTGCCAACAATATCAGGCCTCATTCCCGGTGCTGTCTATTCAGAGCGTGAGAAGCAGGATATGATCGGTGTGACGGTAGATGGCATTCCGGACTCACGGCGTATCTTTCTGCCTGACGACTTCCCTGAGGAGATATACCCCTGGAGAAAGGATGAGAAGGGCATTCCCCCGTCCATGGTAAAGGAACTCTGGAAGGTTGATCGCCCCACCGACCGGCCGGTCCCCCCGGTAGCAGAACCTGAACCGGTTGAGAAGAAGGAACCAGAACCTGCCAAAGAGGCTCCATCAGGAGGTGCAGCAGAATGA
- a CDS encoding nicotinate phosphoribosyltransferase — translation MSNLKSPILTDLYELTMMYVWFLSGTINNQSCFDLFFRSCPFQGEYIIAAGIDDALLFLRDARFSKEDIAYIRSLHIFDDAFLAWLSDWRFDGSVHAVDEGTVVFPGGPVFRVRGPLGSCQLVETALLNCINFSSLIATKAARICMIAGFDAVMEFGARRAQGPDGALSASRAAYIGGCMGTSNMEAGKMFGIPVKGTHAHSYVMSYPSELESFRRYAEVFPNATILLVDTYDTIRSGMVHAIKVGHEMKKQGNTLAGVRLDSGDLLSLSKEARRMLDEAGLFETKIVASGDLDEYSIYALKEQGAPIDIYGVGTRLVTGHESPAIAGVYKMSAIEHTTGTYEMRMKVTDHTDKTSLPGIKQVYRSFDTQGMMAGDCIELESAGFDTPGSVPLLTPALYGGAIVRPERALPDIRKYVIASVQSIPADVVRLMHPSRYPVSIGPALTETRKKMMHELSG, via the coding sequence ATGAGTAATCTGAAATCTCCAATCCTAACCGATTTGTATGAACTGACCATGATGTATGTCTGGTTTTTATCGGGCACCATAAATAATCAGTCTTGCTTTGATCTTTTTTTCAGATCCTGTCCATTTCAGGGTGAATACATTATAGCGGCCGGAATAGACGATGCGCTCTTATTTCTTCGGGATGCCCGGTTTTCAAAGGAAGATATTGCGTATATCCGGTCTCTTCATATCTTTGATGACGCCTTTCTTGCCTGGCTATCAGACTGGAGATTTGACGGTTCAGTCCATGCAGTCGATGAAGGGACGGTTGTTTTTCCTGGCGGGCCGGTGTTCAGGGTACGCGGCCCCTTGGGTTCCTGTCAGCTGGTCGAGACCGCTCTATTAAACTGTATTAATTTTTCTTCGCTCATCGCAACGAAAGCGGCACGGATCTGCATGATTGCCGGGTTTGACGCGGTCATGGAATTTGGGGCAAGAAGAGCCCAGGGGCCGGACGGAGCACTGTCTGCTTCACGTGCTGCATACATCGGTGGATGCATGGGGACATCTAATATGGAAGCGGGGAAGATGTTTGGCATCCCGGTGAAAGGAACCCATGCCCATTCCTATGTCATGTCATATCCTTCTGAACTTGAATCATTCAGACGGTATGCAGAGGTTTTTCCTAACGCCACAATCCTGCTCGTCGATACCTATGATACGATCAGAAGCGGGATGGTTCATGCTATAAAGGTGGGTCACGAGATGAAAAAACAGGGGAATACCCTGGCGGGTGTCCGACTTGACAGCGGTGATCTGCTCTCTCTCTCAAAAGAGGCACGGAGGATGCTTGATGAGGCAGGGCTTTTTGAGACAAAGATAGTCGCATCTGGAGATCTTGATGAGTATAGCATTTACGCACTAAAAGAGCAGGGAGCACCGATCGATATCTACGGGGTCGGGACCAGGCTTGTCACCGGTCATGAGTCACCTGCCATTGCCGGCGTATATAAAATGTCAGCAATAGAGCACACAACCGGCACCTATGAGATGCGGATGAAGGTAACTGATCACACTGACAAGACCTCGCTTCCTGGTATCAAGCAGGTATACCGCTCATTTGATACTCAGGGTATGATGGCCGGTGACTGTATCGAACTAGAGTCTGCCGGATTTGATACTCCTGGTTCTGTCCCCCTGCTAACCCCGGCTTTATATGGTGGCGCCATTGTCCGGCCGGAACGTGCACTACCTGATATCAGAAAGTATGTTATTGCTTCGGTGCAGTCGATACCGGCTGACGTGGTCAGACTAATGCATCCATCCAGATATCCGGTATCTATCGGTCCTGCCCTTACTGAAACCAGGAAAAAAATGATGCATGAGTTATCCGGTTGA
- a CDS encoding respiratory chain complex I subunit 1 family protein — protein sequence MIGELLATGVGAVLITLFGIIAGLFLMGIDRICAARMQMRQGPPLTQPFTDIRKLLCKDSVVPANAIPSLFNAAPIVAFASAVTVLFYLPLGSILPVGTPLPIIGEYGDLILIMYLLTVPALAMVAGGFASGSPYASVGAQREMVTMIAYEFPLAIAIVAIAWRLAVAGLVMPFSVNTIAAHPIWTEVGPAGIIGCILLLIVLAWVTPAELSRIPCDTPEAETELCGGLLVEYSGRNLALFSLSMAAKLVAMAGLAVLLFFPWNLSPVLGLSGIMGAGVDLLFFLLKVIVVMFFSVSLVRVVMARFRINTVVSLYWGWLTTIGLIGMFLIILDGSFLFGGCLS from the coding sequence ATGATCGGAGAACTTCTCGCCACAGGTGTGGGCGCTGTCCTTATCACCCTTTTTGGTATCATCGCCGGTCTGTTCCTCATGGGTATTGATCGTATCTGTGCTGCACGGATGCAGATGCGGCAGGGACCTCCCCTGACCCAGCCCTTCACCGATATCAGAAAACTCCTCTGCAAAGATTCAGTCGTGCCCGCAAATGCAATCCCGTCACTTTTTAATGCAGCTCCCATCGTTGCATTTGCATCAGCGGTGACGGTGCTCTTTTACCTTCCCCTGGGCAGCATTCTCCCGGTCGGGACACCCCTGCCGATAATTGGAGAGTATGGAGATCTCATCCTGATCATGTATCTGTTGACTGTTCCCGCCCTTGCCATGGTTGCCGGTGGATTTGCATCAGGATCTCCGTATGCAAGTGTTGGTGCCCAGCGTGAGATGGTGACCATGATCGCCTATGAGTTCCCGCTTGCGATTGCTATTGTCGCAATTGCCTGGAGACTTGCCGTTGCAGGACTGGTCATGCCATTCTCTGTGAACACGATCGCAGCACATCCCATATGGACGGAAGTCGGACCTGCGGGGATCATTGGCTGTATCCTCCTGCTTATCGTGCTTGCATGGGTCACCCCTGCCGAACTCTCCCGGATCCCCTGTGATACTCCTGAAGCAGAGACTGAACTCTGCGGTGGGCTTCTGGTCGAATACTCGGGACGAAACCTTGCACTCTTTTCCCTCTCCATGGCGGCAAAACTGGTGGCGATGGCAGGACTTGCCGTACTCCTTTTCTTCCCGTGGAACCTCTCTCCGGTTCTCGGATTGTCTGGAATCATGGGAGCCGGGGTAGATTTGCTTTTCTTCCTCCTGAAGGTGATAGTGGTGATGTTTTTCTCCGTATCACTCGTCCGGGTTGTTATGGCACGGTTCAGGATCAATACCGTGGTATCCCTGTACTGGGGATGGCTCACGACCATCGGACTCATCGGGATGTTTCTCATCATCCTTGACGGGAGCTTCCTCTTCGGGGGGTGCTTATCATGA
- a CDS encoding nickel-dependent hydrogenase large subunit translates to MSQKKAPYELPIGPIHPALKEPINFTFQMNGEVIEKVDFAPGRAHRGIEWMGMRRNPVQILHLCDRICGICGVHHALVFAQAVEQIADIEVPDRAYYVRTIIAEFERIQSHILWAGVAAHELGFDTLFYLAWQIREESVDVIEYITGNRVNYGIMMLGGTRRDITADMFPRLEQALQYYEGLLEKMVNLFLNDKTIAMRCKDTGILTKRRALELATVGPTSRASGLAMDVRIDSPYAAYGDLDFDIVLPDVYNSEGNGDVYDRIIVRIFEIKQSIDIIRQCMKQMPEGPVLAEEKYAKLLMNLKKASGEAFARVEAPRGEDMHYVRMNGKQEAPEMWKVKASTYSNQMAWVEILQGEQIADIPIIVASIDPCMSCTDRVAVVGQDGNAGIMTKEHLHRLSVEKTRRLQS, encoded by the coding sequence ATGAGTCAGAAAAAAGCACCCTATGAACTTCCCATCGGGCCTATACACCCGGCATTAAAAGAACCAATAAATTTCACCTTTCAGATGAATGGGGAGGTTATTGAAAAGGTTGACTTTGCACCCGGACGGGCACACCGGGGGATTGAATGGATGGGGATGCGGAGAAACCCGGTTCAAATCCTGCATCTCTGTGACCGGATATGCGGTATTTGTGGAGTTCACCATGCACTTGTCTTTGCACAGGCGGTTGAGCAGATCGCAGATATTGAGGTTCCTGACCGGGCATATTATGTCCGGACCATTATTGCAGAATTTGAGCGGATACAGTCTCACATCCTCTGGGCAGGAGTCGCAGCCCATGAACTCGGATTTGATACCCTCTTCTACCTTGCCTGGCAGATACGGGAAGAGTCAGTCGATGTGATTGAGTATATAACCGGGAACCGGGTCAATTACGGCATCATGATGCTTGGCGGAACCCGCCGGGACATTACCGCAGATATGTTCCCCCGTCTGGAACAGGCACTCCAGTACTATGAAGGACTCCTTGAAAAGATGGTCAATCTCTTCCTCAACGACAAGACCATTGCCATGCGGTGCAAAGATACCGGAATCCTGACAAAACGCCGGGCATTGGAGCTTGCAACCGTGGGACCCACCTCACGGGCATCAGGACTTGCCATGGATGTCAGGATTGATTCTCCCTATGCAGCATATGGCGACCTTGATTTTGACATCGTGCTTCCTGATGTGTATAACAGCGAAGGTAACGGGGATGTCTATGACCGGATCATCGTCCGTATCTTTGAGATAAAACAGTCGATTGACATCATCAGACAATGCATGAAACAGATGCCTGAAGGTCCAGTTCTTGCTGAAGAGAAGTATGCAAAGTTGCTCATGAATCTGAAGAAGGCATCCGGCGAGGCATTTGCCAGGGTTGAAGCTCCCCGTGGTGAAGATATGCACTATGTCAGGATGAATGGAAAGCAGGAAGCTCCCGAGATGTGGAAGGTCAAGGCATCCACCTACTCAAACCAGATGGCATGGGTGGAGATACTTCAGGGAGAACAGATTGCTGACATCCCGATCATTGTTGCATCCATCGATCCCTGCATGTCATGCACCGACCGGGTGGCTGTTGTCGGGCAGGATGGGAATGCCGGTATCATGACAAAAGAGCATCTCCACCGATTGTCTGTTGAGAAGACACGGAGGCTTCAGTCATGA